Proteins encoded within one genomic window of Microbacterium sp. zg-B185:
- a CDS encoding alcohol dehydrogenase catalytic domain-containing protein yields MRALTWQGKRKVSVDDVEDPRIEYGTDAIVKITSTAICGSDLHLYELFGPFIDPGDILGHESMGEVVAVGSEITRLAVGDRVVVPFNISCGLCFMCTHGLQSQCETTQVRKYGSGAALFGYTKLYGQIPGGQAEYLRVPLADYNHIPIGSELPDQRYLFLSDILPTAWQGVQYADVPAGGTLAVMGLGPVGQFVARVGVHLGYRVLAVDPEADRREMAARHGAEVFELTDDTVQELRDLTDGRGVDSVVDAVGMEAHGNTGVKIAQDAIGLLPDPAARVLMENAGVDRLAALHASIDVVRRGGTVSISGVYAGDADILPMKTMFDKQVTLRMGQCNVKRWMDDLVPLVEDPADPLGVMDLTTHERPLEEAPALYEIFQKKEDGCIKVVLRP; encoded by the coding sequence ATGCGAGCACTCACCTGGCAGGGCAAGCGCAAGGTCAGCGTCGACGATGTCGAAGATCCGCGGATCGAATACGGGACCGATGCGATCGTCAAGATCACGTCAACCGCCATCTGCGGATCCGACCTTCATCTCTACGAGCTGTTCGGACCGTTCATCGATCCCGGCGACATCCTCGGCCATGAGTCCATGGGAGAGGTCGTCGCCGTCGGCAGTGAGATCACGCGCCTGGCGGTGGGTGACCGTGTCGTGGTCCCCTTCAACATCTCGTGCGGGCTGTGCTTCATGTGCACGCACGGCCTCCAGTCGCAGTGCGAGACCACCCAGGTCAGGAAATACGGCAGCGGCGCCGCGCTCTTCGGGTACACGAAGCTCTACGGCCAGATACCGGGAGGGCAGGCGGAGTACCTGCGGGTCCCGCTGGCCGATTACAACCACATTCCCATCGGCAGCGAGCTGCCCGACCAGCGCTACCTGTTCCTCAGCGACATCCTGCCCACCGCCTGGCAGGGCGTGCAGTACGCCGACGTGCCCGCCGGTGGCACCCTTGCCGTGATGGGCCTCGGCCCGGTCGGGCAGTTCGTGGCTCGCGTCGGCGTGCACCTCGGATACCGCGTGCTCGCCGTGGACCCCGAAGCGGACCGACGCGAGATGGCGGCGCGTCACGGCGCCGAGGTGTTCGAGCTGACCGACGACACGGTCCAGGAGCTGCGCGATCTGACCGACGGCCGCGGCGTGGACTCGGTGGTCGACGCCGTGGGAATGGAAGCGCACGGCAACACCGGCGTCAAGATCGCGCAGGACGCGATCGGGCTGCTCCCGGATCCGGCGGCGCGAGTGCTGATGGAGAACGCGGGCGTGGACCGGCTGGCGGCGCTGCACGCGTCGATCGATGTCGTCCGGCGCGGCGGAACGGTCTCGATCAGCGGCGTCTACGCGGGCGACGCGGACATCCTCCCCATGAAGACGATGTTCGACAAGCAGGTCACCCTGCGGATGGGACAGTGCAACGTGAAGAGGTGGATGGATGATCTGGTCCCGCTCGTGGAGGACCCGGCCGACCCGCTGGGAGTCATGGATCTGACCACGCACGAGCGGCCGCTGGAGGAGGCCCCCGCGCTGTACGAGATCTTCCAGAAGAAGGAAGACGGCTGCATCAAAGTCGTACTGCGGCCCTGA
- a CDS encoding MarR family transcriptional regulator: protein MTDATALAAATPGADLGWVLGVILRDWHQHVAAAVDGIPQGLRGFQILSVVGHNDPPTQSGLARHLSIDKTVMPYVIDALVDAGLVERRVDPSDRRVRRIVITDDGRMALERAEREVRTAEDAVFDSVDDSVRAEFLRQAGNLAMSIHSAQPQLDPCLAVRDVLAEPAGEGATVR, encoded by the coding sequence ATGACGGACGCGACTGCGCTGGCCGCGGCGACTCCCGGCGCCGACCTCGGGTGGGTGCTCGGCGTGATCCTGCGCGACTGGCATCAGCACGTGGCAGCCGCCGTGGACGGCATACCGCAAGGCCTGCGCGGGTTCCAGATTCTCTCCGTGGTGGGCCACAACGATCCTCCGACGCAGAGTGGGCTGGCCCGCCACCTCAGCATCGACAAGACGGTGATGCCGTATGTCATCGACGCGCTCGTCGACGCGGGCCTCGTCGAGCGCCGGGTCGACCCCTCCGACCGCCGGGTCCGGCGGATCGTGATCACCGACGACGGCAGGATGGCGCTGGAGCGGGCGGAGCGTGAGGTGCGCACAGCCGAGGACGCCGTCTTCGACAGTGTCGACGACAGCGTGCGCGCGGAATTCCTGCGGCAGGCGGGGAATCTCGCCATGTCGATCCACTCCGCCCAGCCTCAGCTCGATCCGTGCCTGGCGGTCCGCGACGTTCTTGCAGAACCCGCCGGAGAGGGCGCGACCGTCCGCTGA
- a CDS encoding NAD(P)-binding domain-containing protein, which produces MSGAGAATPRPVVGILGFGKLGMVLARSAEHAGHRVLAAASGDPIRLRMMRDALAPGVEIGWAQEVAERADIVILALPFSAYRELPATALAGKVVVDATNHWPEVDGPRELYATAADSTSEVLQRELPASIIVKAFNHIGYHDLEPPRWPVGDPRRTAIAIAGDDRQATAAVAALVQAMGFAPLEVGRLAGGRVLEPGSRAFGASLPERDLRRLLAMPPGPAG; this is translated from the coding sequence ATGAGTGGGGCAGGCGCCGCCACGCCACGCCCGGTCGTGGGGATTCTGGGGTTCGGCAAGCTGGGCATGGTGTTGGCGCGATCGGCCGAGCACGCTGGGCACCGCGTCCTCGCCGCAGCATCCGGTGATCCCATCCGCCTCCGGATGATGCGGGACGCTCTGGCACCCGGCGTCGAGATCGGCTGGGCGCAGGAGGTCGCCGAGCGTGCGGACATCGTGATCCTGGCGCTGCCGTTCTCCGCGTACCGCGAACTGCCGGCGACGGCGCTGGCGGGCAAGGTCGTCGTGGACGCGACCAACCACTGGCCCGAGGTCGACGGACCCAGGGAGCTCTACGCCACAGCCGCCGACTCGACGAGCGAAGTCCTGCAGCGGGAACTGCCCGCCTCGATCATCGTCAAAGCCTTCAACCACATCGGCTACCACGACCTGGAACCGCCGCGCTGGCCGGTGGGCGACCCGCGCCGGACGGCGATCGCCATCGCCGGCGATGACCGACAGGCGACGGCGGCGGTGGCGGCGCTGGTTCAGGCGATGGGGTTCGCACCGCTCGAGGTCGGCCGCCTTGCCGGCGGGAGAGTGCTCGAACCCGGGTCACGAGCCTTCGGAGCATCCCTCCCCGAGCGGGATCTCCGCCGCCTCCTGGCGATGCCTCCCGGGCCGGCAGGATGA
- a CDS encoding FAD-binding oxidoreductase, translating into MELGILLEAGRRHPDDLMELALEADRRGVGVAVVRRSARHEDAGEPWSPWTIAAWIAARTERLRVGIVPAAAPGAAFGASTPAFAVTELRSVTTKAEQSLESLAPGRVLSSATAWVVAPPRPDAAGLRALAVRGIPILPVENAADLDRAVALAEQLRDVPSPPAPRSAESLAARVPGIDYDAVPASLAPTAVEPGDDAYASVSSTYLRGGAPGLVLRPQTVAEVVDAVAFAREHTGVALGIRSAGHGISGRSTNRGGLIIDVGGLDAIQIIDRRTRRVRLGPGATWQRVAQTLSPHGWALGSGDYGGVGVGGLATAGGIGLLSRKHGLTIDRLRAVELVLADGTPVRATETENSDLFWAVRGAGANFGIATAFEFEASEVGEVGWAQLSLVTDDLEASLRRFGQIAADAPRDTTVFLVTGRPREADQFVISLYGVVDDPDPDVVVDRLMPFTELGMLVRQHVVMTPYAGVMGNAAEVGPEGQHGFGEPVSRSAFLPSLTGEFARDAAELLRSGLVYFFELRTMGGAIADVSPHETAFSHRSPAFQVAAMSSSDDRLSARWRELGHHFDGLYLSFETDRSPERLDEAFPPPVLDRLRSLKRRYDPTNLFRDNFNIAPAAEDAPSVAADVASGSAA; encoded by the coding sequence ATGGAACTGGGCATTCTGCTGGAGGCGGGTCGGCGGCATCCCGACGATCTGATGGAGTTGGCGCTGGAGGCCGATCGACGCGGGGTCGGCGTCGCCGTGGTGCGCCGATCAGCGCGCCACGAAGACGCGGGCGAGCCATGGAGTCCCTGGACGATCGCGGCGTGGATCGCCGCGCGCACCGAACGACTGCGCGTGGGCATCGTGCCCGCCGCCGCCCCCGGTGCCGCATTCGGAGCGAGCACACCGGCGTTCGCGGTGACGGAGCTCAGATCCGTGACCACCAAGGCCGAACAGAGTCTGGAGTCGCTGGCGCCGGGGCGCGTGCTGAGCAGCGCCACCGCCTGGGTGGTCGCGCCACCGCGACCGGACGCGGCTGGACTGAGGGCACTGGCCGTACGCGGCATCCCGATCCTCCCCGTCGAGAACGCGGCCGATCTCGATAGAGCGGTCGCTCTCGCCGAACAGCTGCGCGACGTTCCTTCGCCACCGGCCCCCCGGTCCGCGGAGTCCTTGGCGGCCCGCGTGCCCGGAATCGACTACGACGCCGTCCCGGCGTCTTTGGCTCCGACGGCTGTGGAGCCCGGCGACGACGCCTACGCCAGTGTCTCATCGACCTACCTGCGCGGTGGGGCTCCGGGCCTGGTTCTGCGTCCTCAGACAGTGGCCGAAGTGGTCGACGCGGTCGCGTTCGCGCGCGAGCACACCGGCGTCGCGCTCGGCATCCGCAGCGCCGGTCACGGCATCAGCGGCCGCTCGACGAACCGTGGCGGCCTGATCATCGACGTCGGGGGACTGGACGCGATCCAGATCATCGATCGCCGGACCCGGCGGGTGCGCCTCGGACCGGGCGCGACGTGGCAGCGCGTGGCGCAGACGCTCTCGCCGCACGGCTGGGCGCTGGGGTCCGGGGATTACGGCGGCGTGGGAGTCGGCGGGCTCGCGACAGCGGGCGGGATCGGGCTGCTCTCGCGCAAGCACGGCCTCACCATCGACCGCCTCCGGGCAGTGGAGCTCGTGCTGGCCGACGGCACGCCGGTCCGCGCCACCGAGACCGAGAACAGCGATCTGTTCTGGGCAGTCCGCGGCGCCGGCGCGAACTTCGGCATCGCCACGGCATTCGAGTTCGAAGCATCCGAGGTCGGCGAGGTCGGGTGGGCCCAGCTCAGCCTGGTCACCGACGACCTGGAGGCGTCCCTGCGGCGCTTCGGGCAGATCGCCGCCGACGCGCCCCGCGATACGACGGTCTTCCTGGTCACCGGCCGGCCGCGTGAAGCGGATCAGTTCGTCATATCCCTGTACGGCGTCGTGGACGACCCCGACCCGGACGTCGTCGTGGATCGGCTCATGCCGTTCACCGAGCTGGGGATGCTCGTGCGGCAGCACGTGGTCATGACCCCCTACGCCGGCGTGATGGGCAATGCGGCCGAGGTCGGGCCGGAGGGCCAGCATGGATTCGGCGAGCCCGTCTCGCGGTCGGCGTTCCTTCCCTCGCTCACCGGCGAGTTCGCGCGCGACGCGGCCGAGTTGCTGCGCAGCGGTCTGGTCTACTTCTTCGAGCTGCGCACCATGGGGGGCGCGATCGCCGACGTCTCCCCGCACGAGACCGCCTTCTCGCACCGGTCACCGGCCTTTCAGGTCGCGGCGATGAGTTCCAGCGATGACCGGCTGTCGGCACGATGGCGCGAGCTGGGTCACCACTTCGACGGCCTGTACCTGAGCTTCGAGACCGATCGCAGCCCGGAGCGGCTCGACGAGGCGTTCCCTCCTCCCGTCCTGGATCGCCTTCGCTCCCTCAAGCGCAGGTACGACCCGACGAATCTCTTCCGTGACAACTTCAACATCGCGCCGGCCGCCGAGGACGCCCCGTCCGTCGCCGCGGACGTGGCGTCAGGGAGTGCAGCATGA
- a CDS encoding LLM class flavin-dependent oxidoreductase has product MTDYGHDLRFGAFITPTSQPANHAVDMAIAAEQAGLDLATFQDHPYQQSFLDTSTLLAFVASRTRRIHLAANVASLPLRPPLELARAAATLDVLSKGRFALGIGAGAFWDGIARMGGRTLTPGQGVDALREAIGLIRDSWANMDEPLTRDGAYYPVMNGQRGPRPAHPIPVWVGAYKPRMLTLTGALADGWLPTIEYVDGGRAGIAAGNARIDDSALRAGRSPRDVRRLMNFMRVGMSPAGRGLLQGTAREWTDQLTELALADGISAFIIGGDDPVLLQRFGQDVAPAVREAIERERLVPRHPTSSVPS; this is encoded by the coding sequence ATGACCGACTACGGGCACGATCTCCGCTTCGGTGCGTTCATCACGCCGACCTCGCAACCGGCGAACCACGCCGTCGACATGGCGATCGCCGCCGAGCAGGCAGGTCTGGACCTTGCGACATTCCAGGACCACCCCTACCAGCAGTCGTTCCTCGACACCTCGACGCTGCTCGCCTTCGTGGCTTCACGGACCCGCCGCATCCACCTCGCCGCCAACGTGGCAAGCCTTCCGCTGCGGCCGCCGCTGGAATTGGCCCGCGCCGCCGCGACCCTGGACGTGCTCTCCAAGGGTCGCTTCGCACTGGGGATCGGCGCGGGGGCGTTCTGGGATGGGATTGCGCGGATGGGCGGGCGCACGCTGACACCCGGGCAGGGTGTCGACGCGCTGCGCGAGGCGATCGGTCTCATCCGCGACTCGTGGGCGAACATGGACGAGCCGCTCACCCGCGACGGTGCGTACTATCCCGTCATGAACGGCCAGCGCGGACCCCGGCCGGCCCACCCCATCCCCGTCTGGGTCGGGGCATACAAGCCGCGCATGCTGACGCTGACCGGCGCGCTCGCGGACGGCTGGCTTCCGACCATCGAGTACGTCGACGGTGGGCGCGCCGGGATCGCGGCCGGCAACGCGCGGATCGACGACAGCGCGCTTCGGGCCGGCAGATCCCCGCGGGACGTGCGGCGCCTGATGAACTTCATGCGGGTCGGGATGTCGCCCGCCGGCCGAGGACTGTTGCAAGGCACTGCGCGCGAGTGGACCGACCAGCTGACCGAACTTGCGCTCGCCGACGGAATCAGCGCGTTCATCATCGGCGGCGACGACCCCGTGCTCCTGCAGCGATTCGGTCAGGACGTCGCACCCGCCGTCCGCGAAGCGATCGAGCGGGAACGGCTCGTCCCGCGGCATCCAACCTCGAGCGTGCCGTCCTGA
- a CDS encoding PAS domain S-box protein, whose translation MESGAQQFLAKVLADVPQPVWVVDHDGYILFANPAAVAVLGYAEAEELLGRQSHETVHYQHRDGSAYRAADCPMLVPRERGTTVHGDEEWFTRRDGTMFPIAWWSAPIDLPSGRGAVLAFSDTTERRENEHAARERDASVIREVHAREAQRRILDATFAVRRRLVRDLHDGAQQRLVSLLIGLRLALENLPAGLDGQRGLIERAAADAQAAIDELRSLAAGIHPAILTSRGLSAALSAVAARSEVPVHIEDALVRRFDALVESCGYFVVSELLTNAVKHAHASRITVALAEEGEDLVLQVRDDGVGGATFDSEGTGLVGVVDRVAAIGGSVRIDSPRGAGTAVVIRLPTG comes from the coding sequence GTGGAGTCTGGAGCTCAGCAATTCCTCGCGAAGGTGCTCGCAGACGTGCCCCAACCGGTGTGGGTCGTGGACCACGACGGATACATCTTGTTCGCCAACCCGGCCGCCGTCGCTGTACTGGGCTATGCGGAGGCCGAGGAACTCCTCGGCCGACAGAGTCACGAGACGGTCCACTACCAGCATCGGGACGGTTCCGCCTACCGGGCGGCGGACTGCCCGATGCTGGTTCCCCGGGAACGCGGCACCACCGTCCACGGTGACGAGGAATGGTTCACGCGCAGGGACGGGACGATGTTCCCGATCGCCTGGTGGTCCGCGCCCATCGACCTCCCGTCAGGACGCGGGGCCGTGCTGGCGTTCAGCGATACGACAGAACGGCGGGAGAACGAGCATGCAGCTCGCGAGCGCGACGCCTCCGTGATTCGCGAGGTCCACGCTCGGGAGGCGCAGCGCCGCATCCTGGACGCCACATTCGCGGTCCGGCGCCGGCTGGTCCGGGATCTGCACGACGGCGCGCAGCAGCGGCTCGTCAGCCTGCTGATCGGCCTGCGCCTTGCGCTCGAGAACCTGCCCGCCGGCCTGGACGGCCAGCGCGGGCTGATCGAGCGCGCGGCCGCCGACGCTCAGGCCGCGATCGATGAGCTCAGATCGCTGGCGGCGGGCATCCATCCGGCGATCCTGACGAGCCGGGGACTGAGCGCGGCCCTGTCTGCAGTCGCGGCCAGGAGCGAGGTCCCGGTCCACATCGAGGATGCGCTGGTGCGGCGCTTCGATGCCCTCGTGGAAAGCTGCGGCTACTTCGTCGTGTCGGAACTGCTGACCAATGCGGTCAAGCACGCTCACGCATCACGCATCACGGTCGCTCTGGCCGAGGAGGGCGAAGATCTCGTACTCCAGGTCCGCGATGACGGTGTCGGTGGCGCGACGTTCGATTCGGAGGGCACCGGCCTGGTCGGCGTGGTCGATCGCGTCGCGGCGATCGGCGGCTCGGTTCGGATCGACTCTCCGCGGGGAGCCGGAACGGCGGTTGTCATCCGGTTGCCCACGGGGTGA
- a CDS encoding response regulator transcription factor, with product MGTPISVVVGEDQPLVREGIVRILEHSGFEVVGTAVDAPELIGLARALRPAVVLTDIQMPPDFSDDGLRAALELRRSDPGIGVVLLTQFLDGQYAEDLLSERADGVGYLLKEKLASPDLLTDALRRVAAGGTALDPDVVASLVNRRRAGQPLDKLTPRERDVLALMAQGHSNARIAELLFVTVAGVERHITGIFAKLDLPQNAPTQHRRVLAVLRFLRS from the coding sequence GTGGGGACCCCGATCAGCGTGGTTGTCGGCGAAGATCAGCCGCTGGTGCGCGAAGGCATCGTGCGCATCCTCGAGCACTCCGGGTTCGAGGTTGTGGGTACTGCCGTCGATGCGCCCGAACTGATCGGCCTGGCCCGGGCACTGCGGCCGGCGGTGGTCCTCACCGACATTCAGATGCCCCCCGATTTCAGCGACGACGGTCTTCGCGCGGCGCTCGAACTGCGGCGGTCCGATCCGGGCATCGGGGTGGTCCTGTTGACCCAATTCCTGGACGGGCAATATGCCGAAGACCTGCTCTCGGAGCGCGCGGACGGCGTCGGGTACCTGCTGAAGGAGAAGCTGGCGAGCCCTGATCTGCTGACGGATGCGTTGCGACGCGTGGCGGCCGGCGGCACCGCGCTGGATCCCGATGTCGTGGCCAGCCTGGTCAACCGGCGACGCGCGGGGCAACCGTTGGACAAGCTGACTCCGCGTGAACGAGACGTTCTCGCCCTCATGGCGCAGGGGCATTCCAACGCACGGATCGCCGAACTGCTGTTCGTGACCGTGGCCGGTGTCGAGCGCCACATCACGGGCATCTTCGCCAAGCTCGATCTTCCGCAGAATGCTCCCACGCAGCACCGGAGGGTGCTTGCCGTGCTCAGGTTCCTGCGGAGCTGA
- a CDS encoding alpha/beta hydrolase has protein sequence MPYFTTSDGTQIYYTDQGSGRPVIFSHGWPLSSDAWQLELKVVTDAGFRAIAHDRRGHGRSMQTSTGNDIETYARDLGELATALDLQDAVAVGHSTGGGEAVRFAAKYADGRVRKVFTAGAIPPIMVKSEANPEGTPIEAFDQIRASILADRSQFWFELALPFYGFNRPGVAESKGLVYDFWRQSQMAGLTAAYECVKAFSETDLTEDLKMLAVPIFIAHGTEDQIVPIHDAARKAITLVRDGTLKEYEGASHGIWGEYQKELDEDLLRFIRD, from the coding sequence ATGCCGTACTTCACCACGTCCGACGGGACGCAGATCTACTACACCGACCAGGGCAGCGGACGCCCGGTCATCTTCAGCCACGGCTGGCCGTTGAGCTCGGATGCCTGGCAGCTCGAGCTCAAGGTCGTCACCGACGCCGGGTTCCGCGCGATCGCACACGATCGGCGTGGGCACGGCCGGTCCATGCAGACCTCCACCGGCAACGACATCGAGACCTACGCGCGCGACCTCGGCGAGCTGGCGACGGCGCTGGACCTGCAGGACGCCGTCGCCGTCGGTCATTCCACCGGTGGCGGTGAGGCGGTCCGGTTCGCCGCGAAGTACGCCGACGGGCGAGTGCGCAAGGTGTTCACCGCAGGGGCGATTCCGCCGATCATGGTCAAGTCGGAAGCCAATCCCGAAGGCACCCCCATCGAGGCGTTCGACCAGATCCGCGCCAGCATCCTCGCCGATCGATCCCAATTCTGGTTCGAGCTGGCTCTGCCGTTCTACGGATTCAACCGGCCCGGTGTGGCCGAATCCAAGGGACTCGTGTACGACTTCTGGCGGCAGAGCCAGATGGCCGGTCTCACGGCGGCGTACGAGTGCGTGAAGGCGTTCTCGGAAACCGATCTGACCGAGGACCTGAAGATGCTCGCCGTGCCCATCTTCATCGCCCACGGCACAGAGGACCAGATCGTTCCGATCCACGACGCCGCCCGAAAAGCCATCACGCTGGTCCGAGACGGAACGCTCAAGGAGTATGAGGGCGCCTCGCACGGCATCTGGGGCGAGTATCAGAAGGAGCTCGATGAGGATCTGCTGAGGTTCATCAGGGACTGA
- a CDS encoding NAD(P)-dependent alcohol dehydrogenase translates to MSSSITAAVTRGLHDEFELEQLTLDDPRAGEVQVRMLATGVCHTDMAVRDGWIPTTFPIVLGHEGAGVIERVGDGITHLAPGDHVVLTVASCGVCVDCLSGRPSFCADSYDQNFAGGRPDQTTSLTDEAGEPVNSHFFGQSAFATHANVPARGVVKVRADVPLEILAPLGCGVQTGAGTVLNVLQPRTDSTLVVFGAGAVGMSALMAARVARVRTIVAVDMVDERLELARELGATHTVNPRSEDTVDTLAKISGSGVDYAIDTTGNAGVVDAMFQSLGHRGHAILLAAANPEANAPVNLALAVARAIRVTAVVEGGAIPQLFIPELIELYLAGEFPFDKLIRSYPFGQIGQAFHDSESGVVVKPVLTFA, encoded by the coding sequence TTGTCCTCATCGATCACCGCAGCCGTCACGCGCGGGCTTCATGACGAGTTCGAGCTCGAGCAGCTGACTCTGGATGATCCGCGAGCCGGTGAGGTGCAGGTGCGCATGCTCGCGACGGGCGTCTGCCACACCGACATGGCTGTCCGGGACGGGTGGATCCCCACGACGTTCCCCATCGTCCTGGGTCATGAGGGTGCGGGGGTGATCGAGCGCGTCGGCGACGGCATCACGCATCTCGCACCGGGCGATCACGTCGTACTCACGGTCGCCAGCTGCGGCGTCTGCGTGGACTGCCTGAGCGGCCGCCCCTCCTTCTGCGCGGACTCGTACGACCAGAACTTCGCCGGAGGGCGCCCCGATCAGACCACGTCTCTGACGGATGAGGCAGGGGAACCGGTCAATTCGCACTTCTTCGGTCAGTCCGCGTTCGCCACCCACGCGAACGTGCCGGCGCGCGGCGTCGTGAAGGTCCGCGCGGACGTACCGCTGGAGATCCTCGCGCCCCTCGGCTGTGGGGTGCAGACCGGGGCCGGCACCGTGCTGAACGTGCTCCAGCCCCGAACGGACAGCACGCTCGTCGTGTTCGGCGCCGGGGCGGTCGGCATGTCCGCGCTGATGGCGGCGCGGGTCGCTCGTGTGCGAACCATCGTCGCGGTCGACATGGTGGATGAGCGGCTCGAACTGGCGCGCGAGCTGGGGGCCACGCACACCGTCAATCCTCGCTCCGAGGACACCGTCGACACTCTGGCGAAGATCAGCGGGTCCGGGGTCGACTACGCCATCGACACGACCGGCAACGCGGGTGTCGTGGATGCGATGTTCCAGTCGCTGGGGCACCGTGGTCACGCGATCCTGCTTGCGGCGGCCAACCCGGAAGCGAACGCGCCGGTCAACCTCGCGCTCGCGGTCGCCCGCGCCATTCGGGTCACGGCGGTCGTGGAGGGCGGGGCGATCCCGCAGCTGTTCATCCCCGAGCTGATCGAGCTCTACCTGGCGGGGGAATTCCCGTTCGACAAGCTCATCCGGTCCTACCCGTTCGGGCAGATCGGTCAGGCGTTCCACGACAGCGAGTCCGGCGTGGTCGTCAAACCGGTGCTCACCTTCGCCTAG
- a CDS encoding PadR family transcriptional regulator, whose protein sequence is MGSQMTEMLKGTLEGIVLAILAVRPAYGYEITARLREQGFTELVEGTIYALLVRIEQRGFVDVEKVPSEKGPPRKVYSINAHGRRQLDEFWRTWSFLAGRIEQLHEGEK, encoded by the coding sequence ATGGGCAGCCAGATGACGGAGATGCTCAAAGGCACCCTCGAAGGCATCGTGCTCGCCATCCTGGCGGTGCGCCCCGCGTACGGATACGAGATCACGGCGCGGCTTCGCGAGCAGGGCTTCACGGAGCTGGTCGAAGGAACGATCTACGCGTTGCTCGTTCGCATCGAGCAACGCGGATTCGTGGACGTCGAGAAGGTCCCCTCCGAAAAGGGACCCCCGCGCAAGGTGTACTCGATCAACGCGCACGGGCGCCGCCAGCTGGACGAGTTCTGGAGGACATGGAGCTTCCTCGCAGGACGGATCGAACAGCTCCACGAAGGAGAGAAGTGA
- a CDS encoding DUF1048 domain-containing protein: MVAKWIETLTGSLEQKKKYRQDKSRIEGLAEPYAAAAKAMHRYLLVAGGITDGDTLVMMLGDLADLWERAAVDGTPVRDIVGDDPVEFAEAFAQAYAGKQWLDKERGRLTKAIDDAEGAQRK, encoded by the coding sequence ATGGTCGCCAAGTGGATCGAGACCTTGACCGGCTCACTGGAGCAGAAGAAGAAATACCGGCAGGACAAATCCCGGATCGAGGGCCTCGCTGAGCCCTATGCCGCGGCGGCCAAGGCGATGCACCGCTACCTGTTGGTCGCCGGCGGCATCACCGACGGCGACACGCTCGTGATGATGCTCGGCGATCTCGCGGACCTGTGGGAGCGCGCGGCCGTCGACGGCACGCCGGTGCGGGACATCGTGGGCGACGACCCGGTCGAATTCGCCGAGGCCTTCGCGCAGGCGTACGCAGGCAAGCAATGGCTCGACAAGGAACGCGGCCGCCTGACCAAGGCGATCGATGATGCGGAGGGAGCGCAACGGAAATGA
- a CDS encoding ABC transporter ATP-binding protein, with translation MTPEPAIRVTGLQKSFKDVHVLRGVDFDVQPGAIFALLGSNGAGKTTIVRILSTLLAADAGSAHVNGFDVATRPQSVRESISLTGQFAAVDEVLTGRENLILVARLRHLKTPGRIADDLLTRFSLADAGSRKAATYSGGMRRRLDIAMSLIGDPKVIFLDEPTTGLDPQARIEVWQTVRQLARRGTTVLLTTQYLDEAEQLADRIAILHEGRILVNGTLAELKRLLPPAKVEYVEKQPSLEEVFLTLTAADGAGVGADAVRGPGSIGKEPS, from the coding sequence ATGACCCCCGAACCTGCGATCCGGGTGACGGGTCTGCAGAAGTCGTTCAAGGACGTGCACGTGCTGCGCGGCGTCGACTTCGACGTGCAGCCCGGTGCCATCTTCGCCCTCCTCGGCTCGAACGGCGCAGGCAAGACGACGATCGTGCGCATTCTGTCCACCCTGCTCGCTGCGGACGCGGGCTCCGCACACGTGAACGGGTTCGACGTCGCGACGCGACCTCAGAGCGTGCGGGAGTCGATCAGCCTCACCGGCCAGTTCGCGGCCGTCGATGAGGTCCTGACCGGACGCGAGAACCTCATCCTCGTCGCGCGGTTACGACACCTGAAGACACCCGGCAGGATCGCCGATGACCTGCTCACCCGATTCTCGCTGGCCGACGCCGGCAGCCGGAAAGCCGCGACGTACTCGGGGGGCATGCGGCGCCGACTCGATATCGCGATGAGTCTCATCGGAGACCCGAAGGTCATCTTCCTCGACGAGCCCACCACGGGACTGGACCCCCAGGCGCGCATCGAGGTCTGGCAGACGGTGCGGCAACTCGCGCGCAGGGGAACCACCGTCCTGCTGACCACGCAGTACCTCGACGAGGCCGAGCAGCTCGCCGATCGCATCGCGATCCTGCACGAGGGACGGATTCTGGTGAACGGCACGCTCGCTGAGCTGAAGCGACTGCTGCCGCCGGCGAAGGTCGAGTACGTCGAGAAGCAGCCGAGCCTCGAGGAGGTATTCCTCACTTTGACCGCCGCGGACGGAGCCGGCGTCGGAGCCGACGCAGTCCGTGGTCCGGGCTCGATCGGGAAGGAGCCATCATGA